The Stigmatopora argus isolate UIUO_Sarg chromosome 1, RoL_Sarg_1.0, whole genome shotgun sequence genome segment atgtccctctctctctaccctccgcgaaatccgtctaattttagttctattaaacacattttagtaatattaaaccaccagttatgtgttactttgttaatagatggcaaattagaagaaataaaacattttttttccaatccaatatccggtttttggtgttttttcagagggttggaacgaattaatttgtttttagttcatttcaatgggaaatgttcgtttgagttacgagaatatcgacatacgagctcagtcccggaacgaattaagctcgtatctcgaggtaccactgtaaagtgtttttttttaaatctattatcGCAATACGTAAAGTCTCCTGGCCCTGTGTGAAATGTAatacccttttcatttttaaaccaattttagtaAAGCCGAGTTGCTTTACTGTCATGACACCAAAACCACATTAACTCCAACACAAAATATTCCAATTTATGTTGTAAATGTGAGCACCTCTGTATTATTATCATATTTAAAATTGTATGTCCTCATGGCTTTATAGGCTCCAAGCTGAAGGTGCACGCATAGTGTCATACAGCAGAACTTATGAATGGTCACATGATACCcttttgtttgaaaataaattcctCAATCTGCACCTTTATCCAGATCTACACCTACAATAAATGAGTTCTGTGTGGCCCGCGCCTCAAAGTGTCATGGATATCAGTTAAGTAGACTTGACGTGATGCCGATCAACTAACAAACTAACCGAGCAGCCACAAGGGGTGATCAGAACATAACCTCTCCCGTTCGTGGGTACCTCGAAGATTTCAACTTTGACAAGCCATCGTAGCGTTCATTTCTCAAACTTGGTTTCTTGATCAATTGCTGTACTTTATTTTAATTGGAACATTAAAGCATATTTTCTTCATCCAACAAAAAAGTGGAATTTGAACTTCGAGATACCTCCGTAGCTACGGTATGACTGCGTGTTTTATCCGTCTCAGCACGCTGAGATCGAGCCGGGCTTTCTGTCCGCCATCTCCTCACTTTGCCGCTTTTGTCTCCCTCAGGTCTTTCGGCGTCCGCCTCGCTGATGTCCCTCGCCTGGATGGTGGCCTCCTATCAAAAGGTCTTGAGGGACTCCAGAGATGACAAGCTCCCCATGAGCTACAAGGCGGTCACTGTTCAGATCCTGTGGCATCTCTTCACCATCGGCGCCCGCGCCCTGGCCTTCGCACTCTTCGCCTCCGTGTTCCAGCTCTACTTCGGCATCTTCGTGGTGGCCCACTGGTGCATCATGACCTTTTGGATTATTCAAGGCGAGACGGATTTCTGCATGTCCAAGTGGGAGGAGATCATCTACAACATGATGGTGGGCATCGTGTACATTTTCTGCTGGTTCAGCGTGAGGGAGGGTCGCACCCGCTGCAGGTTGCTGACTTACAGCCTGACGGTGTTCGTGGAGAACGTGGCCCTCACCGCCACCTGGTACGTGTACCGCGGCCCCCGTACCTCGGACTTCAGCGCCGTGGTCATGGTGTGCGTGGTGGCCAGCAGCTACGCTTTGGGCACCTTCTTCATGTTTGTTTATTACTGCCTGCTGCACCCCAACGGCCCCATCTCGGGATGGGACTACTTGGCGGAGAAGCGGGCAGCCGTGGAGGCGCCCATGTCCCCGACATCCAGCCTCCCTCCCGACGTGGTGAGCAGCCCCCCGAGGACCTTGCAGAGAACTAAAGACTCCGGGATAGACGGAGACGTGTTCCAGGTACGACCTCCTCGGGGATCTCGGGGTCCCGCCCCGAGATCCCCGACACCGAGGACAGAAGGGCCCGTCATCCGGATAGACCTGCCCAGGAAGAGTTACCCCGCTTGGGACGCTCACTACATCGATCGGAGGTTACGTAAAACAATCCTGGTGCTGGAAAGCGCCGCCCCCACGGCGCCGCGGATTCAATACCGCTGCTTGGGCACACCCAAAGAAGTCATGGAGTACGAGACCACCGTGTGATGTAAGGAGATGCGCTCCCTTCGGGAAAACGCGTCGGTATTGCTCATGCAAAGCGCCTCATCGTCGTTAACGGCGGCGCCTGTTCGGGCTGGCGCATTTCTCAGGTGAGAGCAGCGTTGAACAACGAAAACAACAGACGCATAAAGCACGCCTTCAACATGTCTGATGTTGACCAATGGCAGCCAGGACGAAACATCACTGGCCAAGCGCGTACGCTGCACGAGGAGTGGTCATCGCCATTTTCCACAGCTATCACTCATGTTGAAGGCATCGTGGCTGTGAAATCTGGAGGGCGGATTTGAGTGTAAAAACAGtagaaaatgtgtttgtttgtggccAGACGGAAACGATttctgtgtcgtttttttaaggagctAGAATATTTCCAGgatgaaaaaatatcttaaaGTTTTTATCTTTTGAAAGAAGCGCATTATTGAGGTGTGCTGTTCACTTAACGGAGAAAAGACAACAGGTCGGATTGCCCGTGTAAATGAAACAATGAGGACTTTATAGTTTTCGGTGCTTGTTGTGTCTGTATCCACATTTTTGTTGCGTGTATACGATTTTAGCTGCAAACATGCAACTTTCGCAGAGCGTACTTAAGTGAGGTGATGTGGTGTGTAAGTGAGTAATTGGGGCGCATTGGGACTTTGAAAAAATTGGGGCTTGTTGAAAATGAGGGTCTCCCTGAGTGCCGTAACCCCAAATGTGGCCCAGGGAAATCATGTTCATTCCAGCTTCCTAAGGCATGTATATTTCATCAGAGTTCTTTTTATCTCTTTATTTTCAAGTGGAAATGAGTAGAGGAAAACAACTTTACATTGACGATCATTTATCACCGAAACGAGGCATTTTGGCTGTAAAATCCTGCGCCGGCCCAGAAATCAATTGAAAGCCCCTCCTCCTTGAACAGCCTGAGGAACGATGTTGAATGGTGACTATGGTGCTAACTCTCCGACGCGGTCATGTGTCATCGAGCGCATGGTGTGGCGCCAAATAAGCTCAGAAGGAAGTGTACCTCAAATGCAAAGCCTTAAACGGGTCACGACTATTGCGCCAAATGAGAAGACAAGATCATGACGTAAAGTGTGTTGCTTGAATAAAGGGCAATGTTTACCTGAATTAGTGCCGCcctctttatatattatatatatatatatatatatatatatatatatatatatatatatatatatatatatatatatatatatatatatatatatatatatatatatatatatatatatatatatatatatatatatatatatatatatatatatatatatatatatatatatatatacacacaggtgtggtcaaaagtttacatacacttgtgaagcaCACATTACCCAGCAGAtctgatcactttttctgttcacccataatagagtcataaaagaaccaaacttcatgaatgtttttttgtgacaaagaagtatccgTTCCGATTACTCTATcggagaaaaatctgagttgtagaaataactggaaactcaagagagccatgacattatgttcttcacaagtgtatgtaaacttttgaccacaactgtatggcttgcgtgggttttctccgggtactccatttttttcccaaatccaaaaaaaacatgaaacattgttttctttttgggcATGATTCTACCTTCTTAGACTCTTAAACGAGCAGTttcttcaaaatgtatttaatgaatgaaggaaaggcattttttgcaataaaaatggcaaaaagatGTTCGCCGTGGAACACATGCAATCCAATCAGCTATGGGTCCTATGAGCCTGCAGCGTCGTGAAATGGGCGGGGATAGCATTTTGTTTCTGCCCACTTCCTTGTGGATAGATATCCCGCATATAAAGGTTGGAGTCGGCAGCGTAAGTATTTGAAGGCCATTTTGCGTCAGAAAACATCCCTCGTTGGCGCAACTGCAGCCGGTGTTCTCCAATCAAATACGTACTCTTAATTCGCTTTTTTAAAACGGGTTTGGGAATTTACTGGTGCAAACATTTTCTGATCTGCAGTTAAAATCCTGCACCCCTTATGAAACCCAAGGCATTTGAAGATCGTTTGAAAATGAAGCAATTTACTGTAGTATCTATTTCATAGCAATTGGTGTTTAGTGAACAACACCgatgcaaaatggccgacaagtgacAACAGCGGCCCTCGGGCATCTAGCAATGTTCGCCTTTCCGTTTAGCAAGTGCCACTCATTCGCGTCATAAAGTAGAATGGCAACAGCTTTATGCGGTCCTCAGTCTATCCCCAGCGACAGCAACGGCGTCGGCAATAAAGCGACCAAAACACACCGAGAACAGCGCCGGAAAGCTCGGGATGCCAAAAGGAGACAGGCGGCGGTGTTGTTTCTCAGCAATATCTCTCTCGACGGACGGCCTCTGTGTAGCTCCAAGCCCGATAATGGTACTCGAAAAGCCGCAGCGGAGCCGCCGCGATCCCCGAAGACCGACAGCCAAAGGCCGTCGTCTCGGCTGGCGGAGTCCGCCCCATCGGCGGGTGGCTCTTTGTCGAGTTACCCCGCCATCTTCGGCTCTGCCGCGGCCAACGAGGTGTTCCTGGAGGGCGGCTGTGCTGTGGAGAGTCTGGAGACCCAGCTGTCCCCCTTGAACGGTTGCCGCAGTCGCCCAGCCCCGGCGGCGAGCCCCCTACCTCCCGGCCCGCCTCAGGATACACGACCCAGGTTGGTGCTGTGGGATggtctttgttttctttgttctgaaagatctggtgaaacaagttttaacaaatatataggcaagacattattgaagcttctgactccatttcttcAAGCCTTCATTACCTccacccaaagtgggcgttaacctAAAAATTTGTTGAGGATGTCTAGACAGGCCAGGAATAATTAAATTAGTAAAAGCttcacaactgccagaacacagctaaATTGTTTATACAGCAAATACCCAGAGTTACCTGCTGTTTTTCCACACATTGTTGTGAAGGCTCTCCCCGGAcacaatgatcaaattagtgGCTATCACTTTGGTACACAAACCTTTAAGTTAAAttttatagcaaataattcataacagtgCCTGGTTCCATTTGGCCAAATGTTGTCgtatatataattaatatagTAATATATATGGGGCGTGCCGATgcggcgagtggttagcgtgtcggcctcacagctctggggtcctgggttcaaatccaggtcatgtccatctgtgtggagtttgcatgttctccccggacctgcgtgggtttcctctgggtactctggtttcatctcacattccaaaaacatgcatggtatgctgattagacactctaaattgcccctacgtatgggtgtgtgtgcatggttgtctgtctccttgtgccctgcgattggctgtccaccgattcagggtgtcccctgcctcttgcccggagtcagctgggataggttccagcaccccccgtgaccctaatgaggataaagcggttcagaaaatgagatgagacgagtAATATATATTCAGGGCTtgcaaatatacaaaaataggaaataaaagTAGTGATTCAAATGGACTCAACTCAGAGGTTTTTCCCCATTTTGGAGAGGCATGCAAACTTTGTGTACACCCCCTAAAAATGATTGATTGATCATTAACTAAAAACTGAATAGATAAACCTTGTTTTGGATTATTTTCATAAGTGAATCATGTCAACACTTGTTATTGAAGCTGAGTGAAGTGTCTATCCGCAAAGACTGTCATAACCACTTCCTATTGTGTCACCAAAGTCACGTGCagatacattttcaaaatgaagaCTGACAGAAAAGTTGATTCCTATTGCTTGAATACTTTCCCATTTTCCAATGTGGATGATCGGACAGGTTGCGGAACGTGTCTGGCTCTCCTGGACCTAAAGTGCCGAAGAAGGTCCACTTCATCAAGAGTATGAGGCAGTACGATACAAGGGGGTCCAGGTGAGGTTCTCACGTCTCCATGTAATACACAACATTACGCCATTTCACCTCCTATTCatattgtgtgccttttttgtcTGCGCATGTCAGTGACCTTCAGATATGACGTATTTGTGTTGTCGGTCATTCTCGAGGAAATGCTGCTGGGCAGGCTTTTCATTAACTTGATGCAGTGTTTTCCCATTGGAGTGACCCTTCCTATGGCTGATCATGTTGAAGGGCTCTTTGAATTTGGTGCTACTACATGCCTTCACGATAGGCATTAGATTTGTGGAGCTCATTTTCTCTAAGCAGATCCGCTTGAAAGCTTGTTTCGTTTTTTATGTGTCCCAGTGGACCCGGAGAGTTGGTAGTGTATGATCTTGTTTCATTGCAATTAATGACGATAGATGTCTTATCCATTTGAGTTGATGGAGGCTGGCAAAGAGGTTGGACGTTTATCGGCTATTGGCTGTCAATGAGTTAGCTGTTGAtacactgaaaaaacattttgagcAGAAAATGACTTAATTTGTAGTTTTGATAAATGGCACCTGTTTTAGTAGAACTTCTGCTATCAAATGTAAAAAGATGTCATTGTTGGAGTTCTCAGTAAACATGAAGGTACAGATCATTTATCATATAATAAGGGAACATGGATAACGTGATGATGCAATGACTAGTGCGATCGAAGTTTTGCAGCAACCGGATTGAGCCCGAATGGCTTTCTCCCTCAGCCGGTTTCTCACCTAGCGGAACTGAAATTGATTGAAAAGTCAAATGGCCCCTTCTTCGTTGATTCTAGTCAAGGCTCGTTCATATGATCTCCTCTGGATGGAGCGACGGACTCGGCAACATGCGAAAGACCGCAGCTCGTAGACTGACGCGGCCATCTGTTGTGTGCCTCTACTTGCTTTGCCCCGCAGGATCATGCTGATTTGTGCCAGGCGGTCGCTATACGCTGCTTTCTCAGTGCTGCCCTATGGAGACTTTGCTCAGCTCAGGTACATGGGAAAGCGCACCGCACCTCCCCGTCACCCTCCAATCGTCATTCGCGCCGCCTCCTTCTCGTTCGTCGTCGCGCCGGCGCCGAGGGAACGCTTGAAGCCCGGTGGGAGAGGACATGACACGTTTTGTTGTGCTCTGTGAACAGCGACGGCAAGCTGGATATGCAGAGAAGGCAGTCCTCCGTAGTGGCGGCCGACCTGCTTCCATCGCTGGAAGGTGTGGAGCTGTACGCGTGCGACAAAGTAAGTGGAGCCCACGTAATTACAGGTGGGATATTTTTGGAGTGAGACCTCACAAATAAGTGTTGGTGGCGATGTTGACAAATT includes the following:
- the LOC144072968 gene encoding XK-related protein 7-like, encoding MAAKSDGAAVSPRSQMPAERPSRQERPPPPGLLPAELIGYSPADCCWTLGALLVFFSDGASDLWLAADYYLRRDYWCFALTLVFVVVPSVVVQVLSFRWFAYDFSDSPESATAVVAATVAATATSAAGGRDLDGGDGDDGDGERGAGRSAVGMLPEPPTGGRARGCCRVFVWLFQAVVHILQLAQVWRYVRALYLGVQSRWHREPERRHYYWRMMFETADISILRLLESFLKSAPQLVLQLSIMIVAGQVLPLQGLSASASLMSLAWMVASYQKVLRDSRDDKLPMSYKAVTVQILWHLFTIGARALAFALFASVFQLYFGIFVVAHWCIMTFWIIQGETDFCMSKWEEIIYNMMVGIVYIFCWFSVREGRTRCRLLTYSLTVFVENVALTATWYVYRGPRTSDFSAVVMVCVVASSYALGTFFMFVYYCLLHPNGPISGWDYLAEKRAAVEAPMSPTSSLPPDVVSSPPRTLQRTKDSGIDGDVFQVRPPRGSRGPAPRSPTPRTEGPVIRIDLPRKSYPAWDAHYIDRRLRKTILVLESAAPTAPRIQYRCLGTPKEVMEYETTV
- the cables2a gene encoding CDK5 and ABL1 enzyme substrate 2 isoform X2 codes for the protein MATALCGPQSIPSDSNGVGNKATKTHREQRRKARDAKRRQAAVLFLSNISLDGRPLCSSKPDNGTRKAAAEPPRSPKTDSQRPSSRLAESAPSAGGSLSSYPAIFGSAAANEVFLEGGCAVESLETQLSPLNGCRSRPAPAASPLPPGPPQDTRPRLRNVSGSPGPKVPKKVHFIKSMRQYDTRGSRIMLICARRSLYAAFSVLPYGDFAQLSDGKLDMQRRQSSVVAADLLPSLEGVELYACDKMVSYAQFLYPTNALMRQRSSSAPENCPGHTPPTRFRANGPRNFPPARLNSAPAQEPYTEDVSEYDPNLLSDPHWPCGRHKRVLIFASYVTTVIEYVKPSDLKKNMNETFKEKFPHILLTLSKIRSLKREMRAVSEECGLQPVSVAMAFVYFEKLVLRGRLNKPNRKLVAATCVLLAAKISSDLRKPEVQQLIDKLEERFRINRRELLPLEFPVLVALEMGLYLPDSKVMPHYRRLVQQG